From one Babesia bovis T2Bo chromosome 3, whole genome shotgun sequence genomic stretch:
- a CDS encoding Myb-like DNA-binding domain family protein — MLRDEVSDCASSDSGDSSSSESNGHKMDDNEMGSPVTVGSVDDCETAELCESYSSDGNGNASFELLELDFLCHSLAFQERWFMECTNEIHGTTETDASEHDEMRPKLVRGWRRVELTESSFSTRVHKLRYGRSLLTLRSSPNSYGKRVWRYPWLRRRHAHYLLDGYLTSEANRLRMNKRVYTGLYRSLDERLMRYFGILPLHSLISVDDSYSDDSEVMCSLVSYIRASERMLHFLSQQSGLYAHLMLFSIISHLRRLRRFIYHNAASVMLLELTVIVVEALRLCQDHFHRFLSSYVSNTSTLYNGFCLPASVLPECLTRLYDDCLSLTKAVDSVLACAWEGYSKEVDCEQEDPVDDSSSTDMQDKSDAETVSEMSTRTVSSIDPLPVKSQALCEFQSKVLAELSQWTIALCKYTIEANKVLQGPVIEWYKCIGVVPPGTVRLFRDVTGINASIHRLPWIIHVTSSMLRKRGISTKPLEDHSRSMCRNTEDFATPDPSIGASQQFSEGLNDIEDEGLFKSPLGSQGFYESYVSGYVEPTEDVDMSPADDCGNLSVGTLEVSISLDDQDPATHSHSDSIDEEPEPGSESSVSDSAPDTNISDDQASPRPSESTVPTTKPGNKTDTVGMRRRQWKLEEVQILVDAINRHGAGRWAFFADAYFGGRRTGMQLKDKWTNLRRYNYVYQDTGSKSGRPGNWPLWRLIDSF; from the coding sequence ATGTTGAGGGATGAGGTATCTGATTGCGCTTCCTCTGATTCCGGGGactcatcatcatcggaaTCTAATGGACACAAAATGGATGATAACGAGATGGGATCTCCTGTTACTGTAGGCAGCGTAGATGACTGTGAAACCGCCGAGCTATGTGAAAGCTACTCTAGTGATGGCAACGGTAATGCATCTTTTGAGTTACTGGAGTTAGACTTTCTATGCCACAGTCTTGCTTTCCAAGAGCGTTGGTTCATGGAGTGTACCAATGAGATACATGGTACTACCGAGACTGATGCTTCTGAACATGATGAAATGCGTCCTAAGTTGGTACGCGGTTGGCGTCGTGTTGAGTTAACAGAATCGTCATTTTCTACTCGTGTTCATAAACTTCGGTATGGTCGGAGTTTGTTAACTCTTCGTAGCAGTCCAAACAGCTATGGTAAGCGGGTGTGGCGTTATCCTTGGTTGCGCCGCAGACATGCGCATTATCTGTTGGATGGTTACCTCACTTCAGAAGCTAACCGTTTACGTATGAACAAACGCGTATACACAGGTTTATATCGGTCATTGGATGAGCGTTTGATGCGTTACTTTGGTATTTTGCCACTGCATTCACTTATATCGGTTGATGACAGTTACAGTGATGACTCTGAGGTCATGTGTTCTCTAGTTTCGTATATCCGTGCTTCTGAACGAATGCTTCACTTTTTATCTCAGCAATCTGGTTTATATGCTCatttaatgttattttcCATTATATCTCACTTGCGTAGGTTGCGTCGATTTATATACCACAATGCTGCTTCTGTCATGTTGCTTGAGTTAACGGTGATTGTTGTTGAGGCACTTCGTTTATGTCAGGATCATTTTCATCGGTTTTTATCTTCTTACGTTAGTAATACATCTACGCTATACAACGGCTTTTGTCTACCTGCTTCTGTATTACCCGAGTGTTTAACTCGTCTTTATGACGATTGCTTAAGTTTGACTAAGGCTGTTGACAGCGTTCTTGCGTGTGCATGGGAGGGTTACAGCAAGGAGGTTGACTGTGAGCAGGAGGATCCAGTTGACGACAGCAGTTCTACTGACATGCAGGACAAGAGTGATGCGGAGACCGTATCTGAGATGTCTACTCGGACTGTGTCCTCTATAGACCCACTTCCAGTAAAATCGCAAGCTCTTTGCGAGTTCCAATCCAAGGTTCTGGCTGAGCTTTCTCAATGGACCATTGCGCTTTGCAAGTACACTATCGAGGCCAATAAGGTGCTTCAAGGTCCTGTAATAGAATGGTACAAGTGCATTGGAGTAGTACCGCCAGGTACAGTTCGGCTATTTAGGGATGTTACGGGTATTAACGCTTCGATACATCGTTTACCGTGGATCATTCACGTTACGTCCTCCATGTTGCGTAAGCGTGGCATATCAACCAAGCCTCTCGAAGATCACAGCAGGTCCATGTGCCGTAATACTGAAGATTTCGCAACTCCCGACCCATCGATTGGTGCTTCGCAGCAATTTTCTGAGGGTCTCAATGATATAGAAGACGAGGGTCTGTTTAAATCACCTCTCGGTTCACAGGGATTCTATGAATCTTATGTCTCTGGATACGTGGAACCCACGGAGGATGTAGATATGTCACCTGCCGACGATTGCGGCAACTTATCGGTTGGCACCCTTGAGGTTTCAATTTCTTTAGACGACCAAGATCCTGCCACGCATAGTCATAGTGACTCCATAGATGAAGAACCAGAGCCCGGTTCTGAGTCTTCGGTATCCGACAGTGCTCCTGACACTAACATATCGGATGATCAGGCATCACCACGTCCTTCTGAGTCAACGGTGCCTACTACCAAGCCTGGGAACAAGACGGACACCGTTGGTATGCGTCGTCGTCAGTGGAAACTAGAAGAGGTCCAGATACTGGTTGACGCCATCAATCGCCATGGAGCGGGCCGTTGGGCGTTCTTTGCTGATGCTTATTTTGGTGGGCGTCGTACGGGTATGCAATTGAAAGACAAGTGGACTAACTTAAGACGTTACAACTATGTATATCAGGACACCGGTTCCAAGTCTGGTCGTCCTGGTAATTGGCCGCTATGGCGTCTAATAGACAGTTTTTAA
- a CDS encoding Protein kinase domain family protein, with protein MLSTSRKGSTEDYILTKDKPKGYIGAGRSFLDLLSNFLDTTRVDDAQIGVSDTGVHKKVHCSRSLRLFRALAHRFKILQPINLVADCAGNPENMQAEPGTRRDGGNTPKGTRTSSKRPGSCPKPKIKATKIDTCHPEGANISLLELPPNAIDHMHNVTASTTATTHSIIASSNSPNKNHCSNTNRVNKQVHRDKDCCWDVPNPLTRAYSCEKHGCVKHLRTNASLEGMPKPEYNSLCTKCMPEEDRITRGFKGLLIQTPIFKYVNDPKQGHRDSTPTFDRSFLIHETALVDGMTITDVYDLHTNRLGKGSYGQVLKACHKETGEVKAVKVIRKAAIENAMRMKREITIMKNLDHPNIVKLLEIYEDEECLYLVMEMCSGGELFEEIVRRGCFSEQYAATMMRQLFSAIAYCHGKGILHRDLKPENILYANTSDNSPIKVIDWGFATKCYKTHKFTSLVGTPYYVAPEVLIGSYDKSCDMWSAGVIMFIMLVGYPPFHGNDNATILNNVKRGAINFVPHHWKHISKSAVDLITKCLSYDPRHRISAKAAFNHEWILNNATSVHVNPMVRHSLTKDLVKRFQKFDNYSTMKQLALTCIAHHLSDGDIGSLSTAFNVLNNAGDGVLYISDIVKGLQSDKVKGQYDPAMQRLVEKLDTNGSGAIDYVEFLAASIDEDVYKQKDFCKKAFKVFDLDGKGVITRENMCKVFQCNMGGCQFTQDFVEQIFNEVDLDRDGVINYTDFCTMLYGLSNPEEVPTL; from the coding sequence ATGCTGAGCACATCTAGGAAGGGATCAACTGAAGACTACATACTAACCAAGGATAAACCTAAGGGATATATAGGAGCAGGGCGCTCATTTTTAGACTTGTTGTCAAATTTCCTGGATACAACCAGGGTTGACGATGCACAAATAGGTGTTAGTGATACCGGGGTACACAAGAAGGTTCATTGCAGCAGGTCCCTGAGACTATTTAGAGCGCTTGCACATCGATTTAAAATACTGCAGCCGATAAACCTGGTGGCGGACTGCGCTGGGAACCCGGAAAATATGCAGGCAGAGCCAGGTACCCGCCGTGATGGAGGCAATACACCAAAAGGCACGCGGACCTCCAGCAAACGCCCGGGTAGCTGCCCAAAGCCTAAGATAAAGGCGACTAAAATAGATACGTGCCACCCTGAGGGTGCGAATATATCGCTGCTGGAATTGCCTCCAAATGCAATTGACCATATGCATAACGTTACGGCCAGCACAACTGCGACGACGCACAGTATTATCGCGAGTAGCAATTCACCAAACAAGAACCACTGCAGCAACACGAACCGAGTGAACAAACAGGTGCACCGTGATAAAGACTGCTGCTGGGATGTTCCCAATCCACTAACTAGGGCCTATTCATGCGAGAAACATGGATGCGTCAAGCACCTGCGCACAAACGCAAGTTTGGAAGGTATGCCGAAGCCAGAGTATAACTCCCTGTGTACCAAGTGTATGCCTGAAGAAGATCGGATAACCCGTGGATTCAAGGGACTACTGATACAAACACCGATTTTCAAGTATGTCAATGACCCGAAGCAAGGGCACAGGGACAGTACACCAACATTCGATCGCTCATTCCTCATCCACGAAACTGCGCTGGTAGATGGAATGACAATAACGGATGTATATGATCTACATACTAACCGACTGGGTAAAGGGAGTTACGGACAGGTACTCAAGGCATGCCACAAGGAAACGGGTGAAGTcaaggcagtgaaggtAATACGCAAGGCAGCAATTGAAAATGCAATGCGCATGAAGCGTGAAATCACGATAATGAAGAACCTGGACCACCCAAATATAGTCAAGCTGCTGGAAATATACGAGGATGAGGAGTGCCTCTACCTCGTCATGGAAATGTGCAGTGGCGGGGAATTATTCGAAGAAATTGTACGGCGAGGCTGCTTCAGTGAACAGTATGCCGCTACGATGATGAGGCAGCTATTCTCCGCTATAGCATATTGCCACGGTAAAGGAATCCTGCACAGGGACCTCAAGCCGGAGAACATACTCTACGCCAACACAAGCGATAACTCGCCCATTAAAGTTATAGACTGGGGATTCGCTACAAAGTGCTACAAAACGCACAAATTCACCAGTTTGGTGGGTACGCCGTACTACGTAGCGCCCGAGGTGTTGATCGGTAGCTACGACAAGAGCTGCGACATGTGGAGCGCCGGGGTCATCATGTTCATCATGCTGGTGGGATATCCACCATTCCACGGCAACGATAACGCCACTATACTGAACAACGTCAAGAGGGGTGCCATCAACTTCGTGCCGCACCACTGGAAGCATATTTCCAAGAGTGCAGTAGACCTTATAACAAAGTGCCTGTCGTACGACCCTAGGCACCGCATTTCAGCAAAGGCAGCGTTTAATCACGAGTGGATCCTAAACAATGCCACCAGCGTCCACGTCAACCCAATGGTGCGGCATTCGCTCACCAAGGACCTGGTCAAGCGGTTCCAGAAGTTCGACAACTACAGTACCATGAAGCAACTGGCACTCACGTGTATCGCACACCACCTCTCGGATGGTGATATAGGCTCGCTGAGCACGGCTTTCAATGTGCTGAACAACGCCGGAGACGGCGTGCTGTACATCAGTGATATAGTCAAGGGACTCCAAAGCGACAAGGTAAAGGGGCAGTACGACCCCGCGATGCAAAGGCTCGTGGAAAAACTAGATACCAACGGTAGCGGAGCTATCGACTACGTAGAGTTCCTTGCAGCATCGATAGACGAGGATGTCTACAAGCAAAAGGATTTCTGCAAGAAGGCTTTCAAGGTGTTTGACCTCGACGGCAAGGGAGTGATAACAAGAGAAAACATGTGCAAGGTCTTCCAGTGTAACATGGGAGGGTGCCAATTTACCCAGGATTTCGTGGAGCAGATTTTCAACGAGGTTGATTTGGACCGAGATGGCGTGATCAACTACACCGACTTCTGTACCATGCTTTACGGGCTGTCCAACCCAGAGGAGGTGCCCACACTGTAG
- a CDS encoding Oxysterol-binding family protein has protein sequence MSSRNKKRYLHEGWLNKWTNFIGSWRRRYFMLEHGCLKYSLEKDGLVKESFILSQCTMRLCSDDPVRLDIDVLGRGVVCLRTDTPAEKQKWYVAFKKAQKILLQANQKKVLTPSGVYSVEGVPSAYGKGDAAPGEKSTPGAVPLRISVPCIEDTLDNAVEKSVDVSELFIKTSFGQEPQTPLNCILTNNSCFDEITSKIIAELRGSLTGEALQKIETLSLIASEYHSSLQQLYLEEVRSRKDLEQSLFRVTRRNMKLEQQEQSRSVADGERKVVGLSALQMHVSDKTHTLNAEDSDSSDTGYCGHLDDEFFECEDIAQRSHSNSFDAEPRPALEDISDMVVNKEPDKAATCDAGEYESVDTSSVHSSVTIQRRTRLPRPRTELKVSIWSILKDLIGKDLARISMPICLNEPTSALQRESEVFEYSHLLDTAAKQEDPIDRMAYVTLFSITPYASAVGRTYKPFNPLLGETFEITHRDFKFIAEQVGHHPPICAFHCHNDNFESYGSTNAMVKLTGKSVEVSIIGPFTVNLFVNGAKEHYSLQRCYVVIHNIIIGKIWIETVGTAILRNVTSGEFAVVQYLRKGWFDKEIHKVRALVHDRYGTPHYYISGKWSEAVYMERVRPKARRGHTKLLLPDGRLDYDRAFYKNEEDAWDAFVNEIDWEKLDIVSGTRREMWRANSRPMYSEHYYGFGWITMELNELSTDYDPRQGAHMPCTDSRFRPDLRAYEDGDMDRAVREKHRLEEVQRENAKKSIDGEASHKPRWFLKHLDPETNAPSWEFTGEYWQRKADGTIAEGVPNIFA, from the exons ATGTCGTCTCGTAACAAAAAGCGCTACCTCCATGAAGGTTGGCTTAATAAGTGGACCAATTTCATAGGCAGTTGGCGACGTCG CTACTTCATGCTAGAACATGGCTGCCTAAAGTACTCACTAGAGAAGGACGGTTTGGTCAAGGAGTCGTTCATCCTATCACAGTGCACAATGAGATTGTGCTCAG ACGATCCCGTGCGACTCGATATTGACGTTTTGGGCAGGGGTGTAGTCTGCCTGCGCACCGACACACCTGCCGAGAAACAGAAGTGGTACGTCGCGTTCAAAAAGGCGCAGAAAATTTTACTACAAGCAAATCAAAAGAAAGTATTGACCCCGTCAGGTGTATACAGCGTTGAGGGCGTCCCGTCAGCGTATGGTAAGGGCGACGCGGCGCCGGGCGAGAAGAGTACGCCCGGTGCCGTTCCTTTGCGTATATCAGTCCCGTGCATCGAGGACACACTAGACAATGCAGTAGAGAAATCGGTTGATGTCTCCGAGCTGTTCATTAAAACGTCGTTTGGTCAGGAGCCGCAGACCCCGCTGAATTGTATATTGACTAACAACAGCTGCTTTGACGAGATCACGTCTAAGATCATCGCTGAGCTTCGCGGTTCACTTACAGGCGAAGCTTTGCAAAAGATTGAAACCCTTAGCCTAATCGCGAGTGAGTATCATTCCAGCCTCCAGCAATTATACCTTGAGGAGGTGCGCTCGCGCAAGGACCTGGAGCAGTCACTGTTTAGAGTGACCCGTCGTAACATGAAATTAGAGCAGCAGGAGCAATCTAGGTCAGTAGCAGACGGCGAGAGGAAGGTAGTTGGATTATCTGCATTGCAGATGCACGTGAGTGATAAGACTCATACACTGAACGCCGAAGATAGTGACAGTTCTGACACTGGATACTGCGGCCACCTGGATGACGAGTTTTTTGAGTGTGAAGACATTGCTCAACGTTCTCACAGTAACTCCTTTGATGCCGAGCCGCGCCCTGCTTTAGAGGATATATCAGATATGGTGGTTAACAAGGAGCCTGACAAGGCTGCAACGTGTGATGCTGGTGAATATGAATCGGTTGATACTTCTAGTGTCCATTCATCTGTGACCATCCAGCGTCGTACGCGGTTGCCCAGGCCCCGTACCGAGCTGAAGGTCAGCATTTGGTCAATTTTGAAGGACCTCATTGGCAAGGACCTGGCTCGCATAAGCATGCCCATATGTTTGAATGAGCCTACCAGTGCCCTGCAGCGTGAGTCAGAGGTGTTTGAGTACAGCCATCTACTGGATACAGCAGCTAAGCAGGAGGATCCCATTGACCGCATGGCATATGTGACACTTTTCAGCATAACTCCATATGCCTCGGCTGTAGGCAGGACTTACAAGCCATTTAACCCATTGTTAGGTGAGACCTTTGAGATCACCCACCGCGACTTCAAATTTATCGCTGAACAAGTTGGACACCACCCCCCTATATGTGCGTTCCACTGCCATAACGACAACTTCGAGTCATACGGTAGCACTAATGCCATGGTTAAATTAACCGGCAAATCGGTTGAAGTCAGTATTATAGGCCCTTTTACAGTTAACCTGTTTGTCAACGGCGCCAAGGAGCACTATTCCTTGCAGCGCTGTTACGTGGTGATACACAATATAATCATAGGGAAGATTTGGATAGAGACTGTTGGCACCGCTATTCTAAGAAATGTCACTAGTGGCGAATTCGCAGTGGTGCAATACCTGCGTAAAGGATGGTTCGACAAGGAAATACATAAAGTACGCGCTCTAGTCCACGACCGCTATGGAACACCACACTATTACATTTCAGGCAAGTGGAGCGAAGCGGTATATATGGAGCGCGTGAGGCCAAAGGCACGTCGCGGCCATACCAAGCTGTTGCTACCAGACGGCCGTCTAGATTACGACCGCGCGTTCTACAAGAATGAAGAGGATGCGTGGGACGCATTCGTCAATGAAATTGACTGGGAGAAGTTAGACATAGTCAGCGGCACGCGTCGTGAAATGTGGCGAGCAAACTCACGGCCAATGTACTCCGAGCATTACTATGGGTTCGGATGGATAACGATGGAGCTCAACGAGCTTTCCACTGATTATGACCCGAGACAAGGAGCCCATATGCCATGCACAGACTCACGATTTAGACCTGACTTGCGTGCTTACGAAGATGGTGATATGGACCGCGCCGTGCGTGAAAAGCACCGTCTGGAAGAAGTACAGCGTGAAAACGCAAAGAAAAGTATAGACGGTGAAGCGTCACATAAGCCACGATGGTTCCTCAAGCACCTGGATCCGGAAACCAATGCCCCTAGCTGGGAATTCACCGGCGAGTACTGGCAGCGCAAGGCAGATGGAACAATCGCTGAAGGTGTACCCAACATTTTTGCGTAA
- a CDS encoding putative tRNA pseudouridine (38-40) synthase: MGRTDGSRCGGKLLMDFSYIGTGYHGLAYQSDEPNTVEGHLFRALSLANVASDVLNNGYERCGRTDRDVHALHNYASFFPDPCPPNSPCSTVSPDERGVGPCYRINTFTKAINKHLPRGIRVNWVKHVPDDFSSRRNCTFRVYKYFFQLGSMDLSLIQDACRHFLGQHNFNQFCKTDNRNPKDSHGTIYSFEVERYNELLCVATICGRAFLWHQVRCMMGVLFKVGEGIIPGLKVKWLLEHPEGAKFDYKMASAHGLILVDCGFDLATSTVSSARNNAIYQQMLDDTIQTLGPLSLLAGERGPSKIT, encoded by the exons ATGGGTCGTACTGATGGCAGTCGCTGCGGTGGTAAGCTGCTTATGGACTTTTCTTATATAGGCACGGGTTACCAC GGCCTTGCATATCAGTCTGATGAGCCTAACACTGTAGAGGGTCATTTGTTCAGAGCGTTGTCTCTGGCTAACGTTGCTTCTGATGTTTTGAACAA TGGTTACGAACGCTGTGGTCGCACTGACCGTGATGTCCATGCACTTCACAACTATGCCAGTTTCTTTCCTGATCCTTG TCCACCAAATAGTCCGTGTTCAACGGTATCACCTGATGAGCGTGGCGTGGGACCTTGTTATCGCATAAACACTTTTACTAAGGCCATAAACAAGCATCTTCCACGTGGCATTCGTGTGAATTGGGTGAAACATGTTCCTGATGACTTTAGTTCGAG GCGTAATTGCACATTCCGTGTTTATAAATACTTTTTCCAATTGGGTTCTATGGATCTCTCATTGATTCAGGATGCATGTCGTCATTTT CTAGGTCAGCACAACTTCAATCAGTTTTGTAAAACTGACAATCGCAATCCCAAGGACAGCCATGGTACTATCTATTCCTTTGAGGTAGAGCGTTACAACGAATTGCTTTGTGTTGCTACTATATGCGGTCGTGCATTTTTGTGGCACCAG GTTCGCTGCATGATGGGTGTTTTGTTCAAGGTTGGGGAGGGTATCATTCCCGGTTTGAAGGTCAAATGGCTCCTGGAACACCCCGAAGGGGCCAAGTTCGA TTATAAGATGGCAAGTGCCCATGGGCTTATTTTGGTTGACTGTGGTTTTGATTTGGCCACTTCCACGGTATCAAGCGCTCGCAACAACGCCATATATCAG CAAATGCTGGATGACACAATTCAAACCTTGGGGCCACTATCTCTTTTGGCTGGAGAACGTGGCCCAAGTAAAATTACTTAA